A stretch of Acipenser ruthenus chromosome 1, fAciRut3.2 maternal haplotype, whole genome shotgun sequence DNA encodes these proteins:
- the mrps26 gene encoding 28S ribosomal protein S26, mitochondrial, with amino-acid sequence MFPVVTRTATPLSNLLAPRIGVLMVAVRGRKSRSDPKAKSKAGRVKVPPPVDPAEMLVLRERFSQYDLIMRALRAEFKEDMLRRRYEEEVGSLAEERTKQEAEEHQKLMAWNDAENQRLRQLREERIRKELEQEQLRKEQVAVSREKRMEEYVKEKEQEILQLQEEAKNFITLENLDQRIEEALDNPKSYNFAVDKEGRIVKRTVQQ; translated from the exons ATGTTTCCTGTCGTGACCCGGACGGCGACCCCGCTGTCAAACCTACTCGCCCCCCGAATCGGTGTGTTGATGGTCGCTGTTAGGGGCAGAAAATCCCGCAGCGATCCGAAAGCCAAGTCAAAAGCCGGGAGGGTGAAGGTTCCTCCGCCCGTGGACCCTGCCGAGATGCTGGTGCTCAGGGAGAGATTCAGCCAGTACGACCTCATCATGAGGGCACTCCG GGCAGAGTTCAAGGAGGACATGCTACGCAGGAGGTATGAGGAGGAGGTGGGATCTCTGGCTGAGGAGAGGACCAAACAGGAAGCTGAGGAGCATCAGAAGCTGATGGCCTGGAATGACGCAGAGAACCAGCGACTGCGCCAACTACG TGAGGAGAGGATCAGGAAGGAGCTGGAGCAGGAGCAGCTGAGGAAGGAGCAGGTGGCTGTCTCAAGAGAGAAGAGAATGGAGGAGTATGTTAAAGAGAAGGAGCAGGAGATCTTGCAGCTACAG GAAGAAGCAAAGAACTTCATCACCTTGGAGAATCTGGACCAGCGAATTGAGGAAGCGCTGGACAACCCAAAGAGCTATAATTTCGCTGTTGATAAAGAGGGGAGGATTGTGAAGAGAACTGTGCAGCAGTGA
- the LOC117420653 gene encoding lipid droplet-regulating VLDL assembly factor AUP1-like — translation MATPGIEQLFEFQRLPKDGFLLLLFLLYAPVGLCLLLLRLFIGVHVFLVSCALPDSLVRRFIVRVMWSVLGVFVKQNDPRLRDRNVKVYICNHVTQFDHNIINLLTSCNTPMLEGSPGFVCWARGFMEFGLLSSRSEMAESLKRYCSTEGSLPLLLYPEEETTNGRMGLLKFSSWPFSVSDSVQPVALFVKRPFIPANIEESSWILELLWTLFIPFTVYQVRWLPTVSRQDGNSSQEFGNEVQELLAMELGVVSTQITRADKVEHLKRKRHIAPRTINSNQSPGARPRAISLGFMAGNSMVEDVRISGMVQQVKEVLPHVPLGVIKRDLVQTNCVDTTITNLLEGAEEMNSNSSGVLSVAAIQTSSLNAVGDTASAPALKPNAKSFGKYPGDRHMSLQDRKEALYEYARRRYIEKHGLNRQTDNTQ, via the exons ATGGCAACGCCAGGAATAGAGCAGCTATTTGAATTCCAGAG gttGCCAAAGGATGGCTTCCTTTTGCTGCTGTTCTTGCTCTACGCTCCAGTCGGACTGTGCTTGCTGCTTCTCAGGTTATTTATTGGCGTGCATGTATTTTTAGTGAGCTGCGCTCTGCCAGATAGCCTTGTAAGAAG atttattgTTCGGGTCATGTGGTCTGTTCTGGGAGTGTTTGTTAAGCAGAATGACCCTCGTCTGAGGGACAGGAATGTCAAAGTGTACATCTGCAATCACGTGACACAGTTCGATCACAACATAATCAACCTCTTGACGTCTTGTAACACA ccCATGTTGGAAGGCTCTCCTGGTTTTGTTTGCTGGGCCCGGGGGTTCATGGAGTTTGGGCTCCTCTCAAGCAGGTCTGAAATGGCAGAGTCACTCAAACGGTACTGCTCAACGGAGGGCAGCTTGCCTCTTCTGTTGTACCCAGAGGAGGAAACTACAAACGGCAGGATGGGCCTTCTCAAATTTAG ttcCTGGCCCTTCTCGGTTTCAGACTCTGTCCAGCCCGTGGCTCTGTTTGTCAAGAGGCCTTTTATACCAGCG AATATTGAAGAGTCCTCCTGGATATTAGAACTGCTGTGGACCCTTTTCATCCCTTTCACAGTGTATCAAGTAAG GTGGCTCCCTACTGTATCCAGACAAGACGGAAACTCCAGTCAAGAGTTTGGAAATGAAGTCCAGGAG CTGTTAGCAATGGAGCTTGGTGTTGTATCCACGCAGATCACTCGAGCAGATAAAGTGGAGCACCTTAAGAGGAAAAGGCATATTGCACCTCGTACTATAAACTCAA ATCAGTCACCAGGTGCAAGACCCAGGGCTATCTCTTTGGGGTTCATGGCTGGTAACTCGATGGTAGAGGATGTCAGGATTTCTGGGATGGTTCAACAGGTTAAGGAGGTGCTTCCACACGTGCCCCTCGGCGTTATCAAGAGAGATCTTG TGCAAACAAACTGTGTTGACACGACCATCACTAACCTGCTGGAGGGAGCAGAGGAAATGAATTCAAACTCCTCTGGTGTGTTGAGTGTGGCTGCTATCCAGACTAGTTCCTTGAATGCCGTTGGAGACACAGCCTCAGCTCCTGCTTTGAAG ccTAATGCTAAATCATTTGGGAAATATCCAGGTGACAGACACATGTCGCTGCAAGATAGAAAAGAGGCACTGTATGAATATGCAAGAAG ACGTTACATAGAAAAACATGGACTGAATCGGCAAACAGACAATACCCAGTGA